The Litchfieldia alkalitelluris genome has a window encoding:
- the ftsE gene encoding cell division ATP-binding protein FtsE: MIEMKDVIKKYPNGVLAVNGINVKIKQGEFVYVVGPSGAGKSTFIKMMYREEKPTQGSILINGIDLAKLKEKKVPYLRRNIGVVFQDFKLLPKLTVFENVAFALEVIEESPRNIKKRVMDVLDLVKLKHKARFLPDELSGGEQQRVSIARSIVNAPGVMIADEPTGNLDPETSWDIMNIFEEINNRGTTIVMATHNREIVNAIKKRVIAIESGKIARDEVRGEYGYEI, translated from the coding sequence ATGATAGAAATGAAGGACGTAATAAAAAAATATCCGAACGGTGTGCTAGCCGTGAACGGAATCAATGTGAAAATTAAACAAGGTGAATTTGTCTATGTTGTAGGCCCAAGTGGTGCAGGGAAATCTACCTTTATTAAAATGATGTACCGTGAGGAAAAGCCTACACAAGGATCAATCTTAATAAATGGAATTGACTTAGCAAAATTAAAGGAAAAAAAGGTTCCATATTTACGTAGAAACATAGGGGTTGTATTCCAGGACTTTAAGCTTTTACCGAAGTTAACTGTTTTTGAAAATGTGGCATTTGCATTAGAGGTTATTGAGGAAAGCCCACGCAATATTAAGAAACGAGTAATGGATGTACTTGATCTAGTAAAACTTAAACATAAAGCACGCTTTTTACCAGATGAATTATCTGGAGGCGAGCAGCAAAGGGTATCAATCGCGCGTTCTATTGTTAATGCTCCAGGAGTAATGATCGCGGATGAGCCGACAGGAAACTTGGATCCAGAGACATCTTGGGATATTATGAATATCTTTGAAGAAATCAACAACCGTGGCACAACGATTGTCATGGCTACACATAACCGAGAAATTGTTAATGCGATTAAAAAACGTGTAATTGCTATTGAAAGTGGAAAAATTGCTCGTGATGAAGTAAGGGGTGAGTACGGTTATGAAATTTAG
- the prfB gene encoding peptide chain release factor 2 (programmed frameshift) → MELVEIKQELDKTAKRLENFRGLFDLEAKQARINELDELMSTPDFWNDQQAAQTVINEANGLKEQVNQFNELDDSYENLLLTHELVKEEPDVELQKELVQEIKELVKNMNEFELQLLLSEPYDKNNAILELHPGAGGTESQDWGSLLLRMYTRWAERKGFKVETLDYLPGDEAGIKSVTLLIKGHNAYGYLKAEKGVHRLVRISPFDSSGRRHTSFVSCEVMPEFNDEIEIDIRTEDLKVDTYRASGAGGQHINTTDSAVRITHTPTNTVVTCQTERSQIKNRERAMKMLQAKLYQLKIEEQQSQLDEIRGEQKEIGWGSQIRSYVFHPYSMVKDHRTNTEVGNTQSVMDGDLDPFIDAYLRSKL, encoded by the exons TTGGAATTAGTTGAAATAAAACAAGAATTAGATAAAACTGCAAAACGATTAGAGAACTTTAGG GGTCTCTTTGACTTAGAAGCAAAGCAAGCTCGTATCAATGAGTTAGACGAGCTCATGTCAACGCCTGACTTTTGGAATGATCAGCAAGCTGCACAAACGGTAATTAATGAGGCCAATGGCTTAAAAGAACAGGTTAACCAGTTCAATGAGCTAGATGACTCGTATGAAAATTTACTTCTTACACACGAGTTAGTGAAAGAAGAGCCAGATGTTGAGCTTCAAAAAGAGCTTGTCCAAGAAATTAAAGAGCTTGTTAAAAACATGAACGAGTTTGAATTACAGCTACTATTAAGTGAGCCATATGATAAAAATAATGCGATTCTCGAACTTCACCCGGGTGCAGGTGGAACGGAATCTCAAGACTGGGGCTCGTTACTACTTCGTATGTATACACGCTGGGCTGAGCGCAAAGGCTTTAAGGTTGAAACTCTAGATTATTTACCAGGTGACGAAGCGGGAATCAAAAGTGTCACTTTATTAATCAAAGGCCATAATGCTTATGGTTATTTAAAAGCAGAAAAAGGTGTACACCGTCTTGTTCGTATTTCACCATTCGATTCATCAGGTCGTCGTCACACTTCGTTCGTGTCATGCGAAGTAATGCCAGAGTTTAATGATGAAATCGAAATCGACATTCGCACAGAAGATCTGAAAGTTGACACATACCGTGCAAGTGGTGCAGGTGGACAGCATATTAATACAACCGATTCAGCGGTTCGTATTACCCATACACCAACAAACACAGTTGTTACATGTCAAACAGAACGTTCTCAAATTAAGAACCGTGAACGAGCAATGAAAATGCTGCAAGCAAAGCTCTATCAATTAAAAATCGAAGAGCAGCAATCACAATTAGATGAAATTCGCGGTGAGCAAAAAGAAATCGGTTGGGGCAGCCAAATTCGTTCATACGTCTTCCACCCATACTCCATGGTAAAAGACCACCGAACAAACACAGAAGTAGGTAACACTCAAAGTGTAATGGACGGAGACCTAGACCCATTCATCGACGCATACCTTCGATCAAAATTATAA
- the hpf gene encoding ribosome hibernation-promoting factor, HPF/YfiA family — protein MNYNVRGENIEVTPALREYVEKKLSKLERYFDGTPNANVHVNLKVYNDKQQKIEVTIPMTQLVLRAEESNLDMYAAIDLVVDKLERQIRKHKTKVNRKFREQGSTRSFFTNGESKTAVQEPETESDDFELVRTKRFNLKPMDSEEAILQMNMLGHNFFVYTNASTNSTNVVYRRNDGKYGIIEPS, from the coding sequence ATGAATTACAACGTCCGCGGTGAAAACATTGAGGTAACTCCAGCATTACGAGAGTATGTTGAGAAGAAACTTAGTAAATTAGAACGTTATTTTGACGGTACTCCAAATGCAAATGTACATGTGAATTTAAAGGTGTATAATGACAAACAACAAAAGATAGAGGTAACAATCCCGATGACTCAATTAGTTCTTCGCGCTGAAGAATCTAATCTTGATATGTATGCTGCGATTGATTTAGTGGTCGATAAATTAGAGCGTCAAATTCGTAAGCACAAAACAAAAGTTAACCGCAAGTTCCGTGAACAAGGTTCAACTCGTTCATTCTTTACGAATGGTGAAAGTAAAACAGCGGTTCAAGAGCCTGAAACAGAAAGTGATGATTTTGAATTAGTTCGTACAAAGCGTTTTAACTTAAAACCAATGGACAGTGAAGAGGCAATCCTACAAATGAACATGTTAGGACATAACTTCTTCGTTTATACAAATGCATCAACCAACTCAACAAATGTCGTTTATCGTCGTAATGATGGAAAATATGGAATTATTGAACCAAGTTAA
- a CDS encoding murein hydrolase activator EnvC family protein, whose product MKRRFLILGLGLSVIVGSSVTPNLPEVYAVDTNTQLENQKDDVQNKRSDLQSDIEGKQSELDKIKAQQDAVNQDIKRLDLAVAETSGNIREKDAQITETKEEIEVLREEIEVVKERIEKRDALLKDRMRSIQENGGMISYLDVLLGAQSFSDFVNRVSAVSSFVQADRDILKVHKEDKQLLEETEIELNDQLIQLEQQLSELEVMKKQLNSQINEKNEIMSELQHEEEEMHNHIESLEDEEALLAAQERAIKQAIDEWNRKQKELEEERKRQEEERKRREAAGESTSSPPVATTPAPAVTSGDFMRPTTGRVSSNYGSRWGTLHAGIDIANSAPNVPVVAAADGIVFRSYYSSSYGNVVFITHNINGKVYTTVYAHLESRSVSEGQYIAKGALLGYMGNTGQSFGKHLHFELHVGPWNAAKSNSVDPRNYINF is encoded by the coding sequence TTGAAACGGAGATTTCTCATTCTAGGATTAGGACTATCAGTTATCGTCGGGAGTAGCGTTACTCCAAACCTACCAGAAGTATATGCTGTTGACACAAACACACAGCTCGAAAATCAAAAAGATGATGTTCAAAATAAACGGTCAGATCTTCAATCAGATATTGAAGGTAAACAAAGTGAACTAGACAAAATTAAGGCGCAACAAGATGCCGTTAACCAGGATATCAAACGTTTAGATTTAGCTGTGGCTGAAACGAGCGGCAATATCCGTGAAAAAGATGCACAAATTACGGAAACAAAAGAAGAAATCGAAGTACTCCGAGAAGAAATAGAGGTTGTTAAAGAACGAATTGAGAAACGTGATGCATTACTTAAGGATAGAATGCGTTCGATTCAAGAAAATGGTGGAATGATTAGCTATCTAGATGTATTGCTAGGTGCACAAAGCTTTAGTGATTTTGTAAACCGAGTAAGTGCTGTTTCTTCATTCGTTCAAGCTGACCGTGATATTCTTAAGGTTCATAAAGAGGATAAACAACTACTCGAAGAAACTGAAATTGAGCTTAATGATCAACTAATTCAATTAGAACAACAATTGTCAGAACTCGAAGTGATGAAAAAACAGCTTAACTCTCAGATTAATGAAAAGAACGAAATTATGTCTGAGCTTCAACATGAAGAAGAGGAAATGCATAATCATATTGAATCACTTGAGGATGAGGAAGCGCTCCTTGCAGCTCAAGAGCGAGCAATCAAACAAGCAATTGATGAATGGAATCGTAAGCAAAAAGAATTAGAGGAAGAAAGAAAGCGACAAGAAGAGGAACGTAAGCGTAGGGAGGCAGCTGGAGAATCTACTTCTAGCCCGCCTGTTGCAACCACACCGGCTCCAGCCGTTACGAGTGGAGACTTTATGAGACCAACTACAGGTCGAGTTTCATCAAACTATGGCTCACGCTGGGGAACTCTTCATGCCGGGATTGATATTGCTAATTCAGCACCAAATGTACCGGTTGTAGCTGCAGCAGATGGGATTGTATTCAGATCCTACTATTCTAGCAGTTATGGAAATGTTGTATTTATCACCCATAATATTAATGGCAAGGTATATACAACCGTTTATGCACATTTAGAGAGTCGTTCAGTGAGTGAGGGTCAATATATAGCTAAAGGTGCCCTTTTAGGGTACATGGGGAATACAGGCCAATCATTTGGCAAGCATTTACACTTTGAATTACATGTAGGACCTTGGAATGCAGCAAAATCAAACTCGGTTGATCCACGTAACTATATAAACTTCTAA
- the secA gene encoding preprotein translocase subunit SecA, with product MLGLLNKVFDSNKRQVKKLEVLADKIEALRPQMEGLSDEQIRLKTDEFKERYQKGETLDDLLVEAFAVVREAAKRVLGLHPYPVQLMGGVALHEGNISEMKTGEGKTLTSTMPVYLNAITGKGVHVITVNEYLASRDAHEMGQLYDFLGLTVGLNLNGLSREEKIEAYRADITYGTNNEFGFDYLRDNMVLYREQMVQRPLYYAVIDEVDSILIDEARTPLIISGTAQKSASLYVQANGFVRTLKVEEHYTYDEKTKSVQLTEEGISKAEQAFGIENLFDISNVMLIHHINQGLKAHASMFRDVDYVVDEGEVVIVDQFTGRLMKGRRYSDGLHQAIEAKEGLEIQNESMTLATITFQNYFRMYEKLAGMTGTAKTEEEEFRNIYNMNVVVIPTNRPIARDDRPDLIYKSIEGKFRAVAEDIAERHFKGQPVLVGTVAIETSELISKFLTKKGVKHHVLNAKNHAREAEIIENAGQKDAVTIATNMAGRGTDIKLGEGVVDVGGLAVIGTERHESRRIDNQLRGRSGRQGDPGVTQFYLSMEDELMRRFGSDNMKSMMERLGMDDDQPIQSKMVSRAVESAQKRVEGNNFDARKQLLQYDDVLRQQREIIYSQRYEVIDSENLRDVVEKMIRSSITHNVGLYTPASEVPEEWNMKGIVDYVNANLLSEGEVVEKDLKGKEPEEMIELIFDKVKTRYDEKEEELTSEQMREFEKVIVLRSVDTKWMDHIDQMDNLRQGIHLRAYGQTDPLREYQMEGYAMFENMIASIEEEVTKYIMKAQIRNNLERQEVAKGQTAVHPKEGDEKPKKKPVTKAVDIGRNDPCICGSGKKYKQCCGK from the coding sequence ATGCTTGGACTTTTAAACAAAGTATTTGATTCGAATAAACGCCAGGTTAAGAAGCTTGAAGTACTGGCTGATAAAATTGAGGCACTCCGCCCACAAATGGAAGGCTTATCAGATGAACAAATACGATTAAAAACAGACGAATTCAAAGAGCGTTATCAAAAAGGTGAAACACTGGATGATCTGTTAGTCGAAGCGTTTGCTGTAGTACGTGAAGCGGCAAAACGTGTATTGGGCTTACATCCGTATCCGGTTCAATTAATGGGTGGTGTAGCGCTACACGAAGGAAATATTTCTGAGATGAAAACAGGGGAAGGTAAAACGCTAACTTCAACAATGCCTGTTTATTTAAATGCGATTACTGGAAAAGGCGTTCACGTGATTACAGTAAACGAATATTTAGCAAGTCGTGATGCTCATGAGATGGGTCAACTTTATGATTTTTTAGGATTAACAGTTGGTTTGAATTTAAATGGATTATCACGTGAGGAAAAAATAGAAGCATATCGTGCTGATATCACATATGGAACAAATAATGAGTTTGGCTTTGATTACCTTCGTGATAACATGGTTCTTTACCGTGAACAAATGGTACAACGTCCACTTTACTATGCAGTAATTGATGAGGTTGACTCAATTTTAATTGATGAAGCACGTACACCATTAATTATTTCAGGTACGGCTCAAAAATCAGCTTCTCTTTATGTTCAAGCGAATGGGTTTGTTCGTACGTTGAAGGTGGAAGAGCATTACACATATGATGAAAAAACAAAAAGTGTTCAGTTAACAGAAGAAGGAATTTCGAAAGCTGAACAAGCCTTTGGAATTGAGAATTTATTTGATATCTCAAATGTCATGTTAATTCACCACATCAATCAAGGATTAAAAGCACACGCAAGTATGTTCCGTGATGTTGATTATGTGGTTGATGAAGGCGAAGTAGTCATTGTTGACCAATTTACAGGGCGTCTAATGAAGGGCCGTCGTTATAGTGATGGTTTACACCAAGCAATCGAAGCGAAGGAAGGCTTGGAAATCCAAAATGAAAGTATGACACTTGCAACGATTACCTTCCAAAACTATTTCCGTATGTATGAGAAACTAGCTGGTATGACTGGTACGGCGAAAACGGAAGAAGAAGAATTTCGTAACATTTATAATATGAATGTAGTCGTGATTCCAACGAACCGTCCGATTGCTCGTGATGATCGTCCGGATTTAATTTATAAATCAATTGAAGGCAAGTTCCGTGCAGTTGCAGAGGACATTGCTGAGCGCCATTTCAAGGGGCAGCCGGTCCTTGTTGGAACGGTCGCGATTGAGACATCTGAGTTAATCTCTAAATTTTTAACGAAGAAAGGTGTTAAACACCATGTCTTAAACGCGAAAAACCATGCTCGTGAAGCTGAAATTATCGAGAATGCCGGTCAAAAGGATGCAGTGACGATTGCAACGAATATGGCTGGACGTGGAACAGACATTAAGCTTGGCGAAGGTGTAGTTGATGTTGGCGGACTTGCTGTTATCGGTACAGAACGTCATGAATCAAGACGTATTGATAACCAGCTTCGTGGTCGTTCAGGTCGTCAAGGTGATCCAGGGGTAACACAATTCTACCTTTCAATGGAAGATGAACTGATGCGTCGCTTTGGTTCAGATAACATGAAATCAATGATGGAACGTCTTGGAATGGATGATGATCAGCCAATCCAAAGTAAGATGGTATCAAGAGCGGTTGAATCTGCTCAAAAACGTGTTGAAGGAAATAACTTTGATGCACGTAAGCAGTTATTACAATATGATGATGTATTACGTCAACAACGTGAAATCATTTACAGCCAACGTTATGAGGTTATTGATTCTGAAAACCTTCGTGATGTGGTTGAAAAAATGATTCGTTCATCGATTACCCACAATGTTGGACTCTACACACCTGCGTCAGAGGTGCCTGAAGAGTGGAACATGAAAGGAATTGTCGACTATGTGAATGCCAATCTTTTATCAGAAGGCGAAGTAGTTGAGAAGGACCTTAAAGGGAAAGAACCTGAAGAAATGATCGAGTTGATCTTCGATAAAGTTAAAACACGCTATGATGAGAAGGAAGAAGAGCTGACTTCAGAGCAAATGCGTGAATTTGAAAAAGTAATTGTTCTTCGTTCGGTTGATACGAAGTGGATGGATCATATTGACCAAATGGATAATCTTCGTCAAGGCATTCATTTACGTGCATATGGTCAAACAGACCCTCTACGTGAGTATCAAATGGAAGGTTATGCAATGTTTGAAAATATGATTGCATCAATTGAAGAAGAAGTAACAAAATATATTATGAAAGCCCAAATCCGTAATAACCTAGAGCGTCAAGAGGTGGCAAAGGGCCAAACAGCGGTTCATCCTAAAGAGGGTGACGAGAAGCCGAAGAAGAAGCCTGTAACCAAAGCGGTTGATATTGGCCGTAATGATCCTTGTATTTGTGGCAGTGGCAAGAAATATAAGCAGTGTTGTGGTAAGTAA
- a CDS encoding methyl-accepting chemotaxis protein encodes MEKLNYIELRKLDITRKNKLILVVTLISILLAVIVEIALKQPLNLILTIAISGGLFVLLLAFLIKKEKFVNQTPYIALFGLSSVLYLIMNTSDSITMMLIPFYLLTAMAIYNLRSLLIVGLFTSLALSAFFFFQKASAFELDAKTIVIYYLLFSIIVMALFFQSTVTKKMNDDIRALQEQTEAMLELQRTQSADIKSNTETISGNLSMIREQSEGQMQSFNEMTMAISEISAGMHTQTESASTITISIENLNKVVQQFVESSANLNEQTVETSNASTSGSETIQGLLSTILEFQKAIQEMSYNMQELASKINETNKFADSIQAIASQTNLLALNASIEAARAGESGKGFAVVASEIRKLSELTSGTANQISQNLSAVNESAVVTQNQMNENAHKMEESVTMTQDTLHVFSLINQTVTNLTKTVEDFEVMTANLSTSSKMIETSVSEFAAVIEETSASLEEIAASIDTQNTQNIHLVSSIQETDEATNRLIGLYTNDK; translated from the coding sequence ATGGAAAAACTGAATTACATAGAACTAAGAAAACTAGATATCACTAGGAAGAATAAATTAATATTAGTTGTTACACTCATTTCTATCTTATTGGCCGTTATCGTAGAAATTGCTTTAAAGCAACCCTTAAACCTCATTCTCACTATTGCGATAAGTGGTGGACTCTTTGTACTTTTATTAGCTTTCTTAATTAAAAAGGAAAAATTTGTTAATCAGACACCATACATTGCACTCTTTGGTTTATCATCTGTATTATATTTGATAATGAATACGTCAGACTCAATCACAATGATGTTAATCCCTTTTTATCTGTTAACAGCTATGGCAATTTATAATTTGCGTTCTTTACTTATAGTAGGTCTTTTTACAAGTTTGGCCTTAAGTGCGTTCTTCTTTTTTCAAAAAGCAAGCGCTTTTGAATTGGACGCGAAAACGATTGTTATTTATTACTTGTTATTCAGCATCATTGTTATGGCTTTGTTCTTCCAAAGTACGGTGACAAAGAAAATGAATGATGATATTCGCGCATTACAGGAACAAACTGAAGCAATGTTAGAGCTTCAAAGAACTCAGTCCGCAGATATTAAGAGTAATACCGAAACAATTAGTGGGAACTTATCAATGATAAGGGAACAAAGTGAAGGCCAAATGCAGTCATTTAATGAAATGACAATGGCGATCTCGGAGATTTCAGCGGGTATGCATACACAAACTGAATCGGCCTCAACCATCACAATCTCGATCGAGAACTTAAATAAAGTAGTTCAACAGTTTGTTGAATCTTCGGCTAATTTAAATGAACAGACTGTTGAGACATCCAATGCTTCTACAAGTGGTTCTGAGACGATTCAAGGTCTTTTATCAACCATTTTAGAATTCCAAAAAGCAATCCAAGAAATGTCATATAATATGCAAGAGCTAGCATCAAAAATCAATGAAACGAACAAGTTCGCAGATTCAATTCAAGCTATTGCATCACAAACGAATTTATTAGCCTTAAACGCAAGCATTGAAGCAGCAAGAGCAGGAGAAAGCGGAAAAGGATTTGCTGTAGTTGCATCTGAAATTCGCAAGTTGTCTGAACTAACATCAGGAACAGCGAATCAAATTTCTCAAAATCTATCAGCAGTTAATGAAAGTGCGGTTGTTACTCAGAATCAAATGAATGAAAATGCTCATAAAATGGAAGAAAGCGTAACAATGACACAGGATACATTACATGTCTTCTCGCTAATCAACCAAACGGTGACCAATCTAACCAAAACAGTTGAAGACTTTGAAGTAATGACTGCAAATTTAAGTACCTCTTCAAAAATGATTGAAACATCTGTTAGTGAGTTTGCTGCAGTAATTGAGGAAACTTCCGCATCACTTGAGGAAATTGCTGCCTCAATCGACACACAAAACACCCAAAATATTCATCTTGTATCTTCCATCCAGGAAACAGATGAAGCGACCAATCGTTTAATTGGTTTGTATACAAACGACAAATAA
- a CDS encoding HD-GYP domain-containing protein, with protein MTLFNRFVHKSTNLHPIIKFFICYRYLFFVLFAAGIWVDATVYNERSLIGIYSLAMVFLGLVFSNVIQGIFNSLLVTLCRYSFSPGGFPIEQLEIGIFQWLSYFAIWMAVSSLVKKYIEQKENLIRVTTAFAKALDSRDKYTAFHSSNVSRYSLKIAKEMGFSENFCNDLKLGALLHDIGKIGIPESILNKPSRLTKDEYDVIKTHPTIGYEMVKDLSFFEKNSVLDSILYHHEREDGSGYPEGLKKDEIPMVAKIIGVADSFDAMTSNRVYRNENSVEYAVNEIVKNKQKHYDSKVVDAFVRIIDREGINILD; from the coding sequence TTGACATTATTTAATCGATTTGTTCATAAAAGTACAAACTTACATCCAATTATAAAATTTTTTATTTGCTATCGTTACCTTTTCTTTGTTCTATTTGCTGCAGGGATATGGGTTGATGCAACAGTATATAATGAAAGAAGTTTAATAGGGATCTATAGTCTTGCCATGGTATTTTTGGGACTAGTATTCTCAAATGTGATTCAAGGTATTTTTAATAGTTTATTGGTAACTCTTTGCAGGTATTCTTTTTCGCCAGGTGGCTTTCCAATTGAACAGCTAGAGATTGGCATCTTTCAATGGTTAAGCTATTTTGCAATATGGATGGCTGTTTCATCCTTGGTTAAAAAATATATAGAGCAGAAAGAAAATCTTATAAGGGTTACCACCGCTTTTGCGAAAGCGTTAGATTCGAGAGATAAATATACTGCGTTTCATTCATCAAATGTATCAAGATATTCTCTGAAAATTGCAAAGGAAATGGGATTCTCGGAAAATTTTTGCAATGATTTAAAATTAGGGGCATTATTACATGATATTGGAAAGATAGGAATACCTGAATCAATTTTGAACAAGCCATCAAGGCTAACAAAAGATGAATATGACGTGATAAAAACCCATCCTACAATTGGATATGAGATGGTAAAGGATTTAAGTTTCTTTGAAAAGAATAGTGTATTAGATTCAATCCTTTATCATCATGAAAGAGAAGATGGAAGTGGTTATCCTGAAGGGTTAAAAAAAGATGAGATTCCAATGGTTGCTAAAATAATTGGTGTCGCAGATTCTTTTGATGCCATGACTTCTAATAGGGTCTACAGGAACGAAAATAGTGTTGAATATGCTGTTAATGAAATCGTTAAAAATAAACAAAAACATTATGATTCTAAGGTTGTTGATGCTTTTGTTCGAATTATTGACAGAGAAGGTATAAACATTCTTGATTGA
- the ftsX gene encoding permease-like cell division protein FtsX, which translates to MKFSTLTRHFRESVKNLGRNGWMTFASVSAVTVTLLLVGVFIVIMMNLNSMATSIEEDVRIRVHIDLAATPEDQEQLRKEIEKIPQVGTLEFSSKEDELANMIKSFGEEGKIFELFEQNNPLHDVFIIKTKQPTDIMMVAKQIESFSYAANVKYGQGEIEKIFAAVKVSRNVGIGLIIGLLFTAMFLISNTIKITIVARRREIEIMKLVGATNAFIRWPFFIEGLFLGILGSLIPIGIILGSYDYLYDLIQPRLEGTFLQLLPFQPFAFQVAGLLIAIGAFIGVWGSLMSVRKFLRV; encoded by the coding sequence ATGAAATTTAGTACGCTCACTAGACATTTTCGTGAAAGTGTAAAAAATCTAGGTCGTAATGGCTGGATGACGTTTGCATCAGTTAGTGCTGTAACCGTTACTTTGTTACTTGTTGGTGTATTTATTGTCATAATGATGAATTTAAATAGTATGGCAACATCGATTGAAGAAGATGTACGAATCCGAGTTCATATTGATTTAGCTGCAACACCAGAGGATCAAGAACAGCTTCGAAAAGAAATTGAAAAGATACCACAGGTTGGTACACTTGAATTTTCTTCTAAGGAAGATGAACTGGCCAATATGATTAAAAGCTTTGGTGAAGAAGGAAAAATCTTTGAGCTTTTTGAACAAAATAATCCGCTTCACGATGTATTTATAATAAAAACAAAACAGCCTACAGATATCATGATGGTAGCTAAACAAATTGAATCCTTTTCATATGCAGCAAATGTAAAGTATGGACAAGGAGAAATTGAAAAGATTTTTGCAGCTGTAAAGGTATCGAGAAATGTGGGTATCGGTCTAATTATTGGTTTATTATTTACAGCCATGTTCCTTATCTCCAATACCATTAAAATTACAATCGTTGCTAGAAGAAGAGAAATTGAGATTATGAAGCTAGTAGGTGCAACTAATGCATTTATACGTTGGCCTTTCTTCATTGAAGGACTATTCCTTGGGATATTAGGATCACTTATACCAATTGGAATTATTTTAGGAAGCTACGATTATTTATACGATTTGATTCAGCCAAGATTAGAAGGAACCTTTCTACAACTACTACCGTTCCAACCATTTGCCTTCCAAGTAGCAGGATTGTTAATAGCAATTGGAGCATTCATCGGCGTTTGGGGAAGCTTAATGTCAGTTCGAAAGTTTTTGAGAGTTTAA
- the cccB gene encoding cytochrome c551: MKMKLLGLLFGVVLVLAACGGGGDDAAEPVGEDTGGGDTATVNAEKIYRQNCGSCHGQDLSGGVGPALTAIGSTYSQEEIESIIEEGKGIMRGKIIVGPDAVAVAEWLAEKK; the protein is encoded by the coding sequence ATGAAAATGAAATTATTAGGTCTTTTATTTGGAGTAGTACTTGTCTTAGCTGCATGTGGAGGCGGCGGTGATGATGCTGCAGAACCTGTAGGTGAAGATACAGGTGGTGGAGACACTGCTACTGTAAATGCAGAAAAAATTTATAGACAAAACTGCGGATCCTGTCATGGTCAAGATCTAAGTGGTGGTGTAGGACCTGCATTAACAGCTATTGGCTCAACATATAGTCAAGAAGAGATTGAGTCGATCATAGAAGAGGGTAAAGGCATAATGCGAGGCAAAATCATCGTTGGACCAGATGCTGTTGCAGTGGCTGAGTGGTTAGCGGAGAAAAAGTAA
- a CDS encoding YitT family protein has translation MKKRRYRGEKHPVLHLIIELMYILIGSAFVALAFNLFLLPNQVASGGVSGISIITFSVFGIEPAYVQWGLNIPLFIAGLILLGGQFGVKTLVGTIFLPLVVYLSRDMQPATLDPLLGALFGGIGVGLGLGIVFRGNGSTGGTDLAAQIINKYTGMTLGRSVLFIDGLIVLTATIVFDIERGLYAMIALFVTSKTIDLVQIGLGTSKMVIIITNHQDKVRQGIIHEIDRGVTRLSAIGGYTDDERPILMCVVDQSEFTKLKQLVKSIDPAAFVIVTDASEVLGEGFKKA, from the coding sequence ATGAAAAAAAGAAGATATAGAGGTGAGAAACATCCAGTTCTTCATCTTATAATAGAACTTATGTACATACTTATTGGCTCTGCATTTGTAGCTTTAGCTTTTAATTTATTCTTATTACCTAACCAAGTGGCATCTGGGGGAGTTAGTGGAATTAGTATTATTACTTTTTCAGTTTTTGGAATCGAGCCTGCATATGTACAGTGGGGTTTAAATATTCCACTGTTTATTGCTGGACTCATTTTACTTGGTGGGCAGTTTGGGGTAAAAACTCTTGTGGGAACAATCTTTTTACCCTTAGTTGTCTATCTTTCTAGAGATATGCAACCAGCTACTTTGGATCCATTATTAGGCGCACTTTTCGGTGGAATTGGAGTAGGTCTTGGGTTAGGTATTGTTTTCAGAGGGAATGGCTCGACAGGAGGAACAGATCTTGCTGCTCAAATTATTAATAAATACACGGGTATGACATTAGGCCGGTCTGTTCTATTTATTGATGGATTAATTGTTCTTACTGCAACCATCGTATTTGATATAGAACGTGGCTTATATGCCATGATTGCTCTATTTGTAACAAGTAAAACAATCGATCTTGTGCAAATTGGATTAGGGACTTCAAAAATGGTAATCATCATCACAAATCATCAAGATAAAGTACGTCAAGGAATCATCCACGAAATTGATCGAGGTGTTACAAGACTTTCTGCTATTGGTGGGTATACTGATGATGAACGTCCTATTCTCATGTGTGTGGTTGATCAAAGCGAGTTCACAAAATTGAAACAACTTGTTAAAAGTATTGATCCTGCTGCATTTGTAATTGTTACTGATGCATCAGAGGTACTTGGTGAGGGTTTTAAAAAAGCATGA